The following coding sequences are from one Deltaproteobacteria bacterium window:
- the modB gene encoding molybdate ABC transporter permease subunit, which yields MRRSLNMDSLVRGATFAAALGLFFLLILLPLVSLNQYAVREGIGVFWDRLKNPDAVGALRLTLLVALAATAVNGVIGTAMAFLLTRYRFPGRKVINALVDIPLAIPTVVTGFALLLMYGPLGPVGRFLGERNIQVMFSFPGLLLGHVFVTFPFMVRAVGAVLESVPRSGEDAARTLGAKEWQVFAFVTIPAIREGIIAGAFLTFSRSLGEFGASIMVSGNLVGRTQTGPLYIFSRFNTGDVEGAAAIAILLALASFLILLLLQLVQSPTARRTV from the coding sequence ATGAGACGGTCCCTGAACATGGACTCCCTGGTGCGCGGCGCCACCTTCGCCGCCGCGCTGGGGCTCTTCTTTCTCCTGATTCTCCTTCCGCTGGTGTCCCTGAACCAGTACGCGGTGCGGGAGGGGATCGGGGTGTTCTGGGACCGGCTAAAGAACCCGGACGCCGTCGGCGCACTCCGGTTGACTCTCCTCGTCGCGCTGGCCGCCACCGCGGTCAACGGCGTCATCGGGACGGCGATGGCGTTCCTCCTCACGCGCTACCGGTTCCCGGGGAGGAAGGTGATCAACGCGCTCGTGGACATCCCGCTCGCGATCCCCACCGTGGTCACCGGGTTCGCCCTCCTCCTCATGTACGGTCCGCTCGGCCCGGTGGGGAGGTTTCTCGGGGAACGGAACATCCAGGTGATGTTCTCCTTCCCCGGGCTGCTCCTGGGACACGTCTTCGTCACCTTCCCGTTCATGGTCCGTGCGGTGGGCGCCGTGCTCGAGTCGGTTCCCCGTTCCGGGGAGGATGCGGCACGCACGCTCGGGGCGAAGGAGTGGCAGGTGTTCGCCTTCGTGACCATCCCCGCGATCCGCGAGGGGATCATCGCGGGCGCGTTCCTGACCTTCTCGCGTTCCCTGGGCGAGTTCGGCGCCTCCATCATGGTCTCGGGGAACCTCGTTGGGCGGACGCAGACCGGTCCGCTCTACATCTTCTCCCGCTTCAACACCGGGGACGTGGAGGGCGCGGCGGCGATCGCCATCCTTTTGGCCCTGGCCTCGTTCCTCATCCTCCTGCTTCTGCAGCTCGTCCAGTCGCCGACGGCCCGGAGGACCGTGTGA
- a CDS encoding ABC transporter ATP-binding protein, whose translation MTVPHLSLEKIRKAFSAKDVLNDVSLNVAAGELLAILGPSGCGKSTLLRVVAGLLRADRGTVRIAGMEMDGVPPRDRGIGFVFQDYALFPRMTVRDNIAFGLRVRGVTPGDRNRKTSEMIELAGLEEEADRAVETLSGGQRQRVALARALAVSPSLLLLDEPLSALDIKVRERLRREIAAVQKKVGITTLIVTHDQEEAMELGDRIAVMNEGRFEQVASPRDVYQAPATEFVAKFIGEVNILPGQLYRGSAYAGNLAIRMEGNGIPYHGGTVKVLLRPEDVTLLSPGIDEAGQTHARVNSVSWLGAHLRVEVTTEEGYPLTTLVQRSHPMADRLSAGDTVRVTALRGSVLPDPLGANEPEYFL comes from the coding sequence GTGACCGTCCCGCACCTTTCCCTCGAAAAGATCCGGAAGGCGTTCAGCGCGAAGGACGTCCTGAACGACGTATCCCTGAACGTGGCGGCAGGGGAACTGCTGGCCATCCTCGGCCCAAGTGGATGCGGCAAATCCACGCTTCTGCGCGTTGTGGCCGGACTCCTCCGGGCGGACCGCGGGACGGTCCGGATCGCGGGGATGGAGATGGACGGCGTCCCCCCGCGGGACCGCGGAATCGGCTTCGTCTTCCAGGACTATGCCCTCTTCCCGAGGATGACGGTGCGAGACAACATCGCTTTCGGTCTCCGCGTCCGGGGGGTGACGCCCGGGGACCGGAATCGGAAGACGTCGGAGATGATCGAACTTGCAGGCCTCGAGGAAGAGGCGGACCGCGCGGTGGAGACCCTCTCGGGGGGGCAGCGGCAACGGGTCGCTCTCGCACGGGCGCTCGCCGTCTCCCCTTCCCTCCTGTTGCTCGATGAGCCGCTCTCGGCGCTGGACATCAAGGTCCGGGAACGGCTGCGCCGCGAGATCGCCGCCGTGCAGAAGAAAGTGGGGATCACCACGCTGATCGTCACGCACGACCAGGAAGAGGCGATGGAGCTGGGGGACCGGATCGCGGTGATGAACGAAGGGCGGTTCGAGCAGGTCGCCTCCCCGCGGGACGTGTACCAGGCCCCCGCCACCGAATTCGTCGCGAAGTTCATCGGCGAGGTCAACATCCTGCCGGGCCAGTTATACCGGGGATCCGCCTACGCCGGAAACCTGGCGATCCGGATGGAAGGAAATGGGATCCCGTACCATGGAGGGACGGTCAAGGTCCTGTTACGGCCCGAGGACGTGACGCTGCTTTCACCGGGGATCGACGAGGCCGGGCAGACCCACGCGCGGGTAAACTCGGTTTCCTGGCTGGGGGCGCACCTCCGGGTAGAGGTGACCACGGAGGAGGGGTACCCCCTCACCACCCTGGTTCAGCGAAGCCACCCCATGGCGGATCGCCTGTCGGCCGGCGACACGGTCCGCGTAACCGCCTTGCGAGGATCCGTTCTCCCCGACCCGCTTGGGGCCAATGAGCCGGAATATTTTCTATGA